In Anaerolineales bacterium, the following proteins share a genomic window:
- the trxA gene encoding thioredoxin yields the protein MADLLHVDERNFQTEVMDSSEPVLVDFSAVWCQPCKMLDPVVKQLAGEWAGKVKVVKIDADENPSLVMQFGVMGIPTLLFMKNGEIKERITGFLPKEKLIARFSPHFN from the coding sequence ATGGCTGACTTATTACATGTTGATGAACGAAATTTTCAAACCGAAGTGATGGACTCGAGCGAACCCGTGCTTGTGGACTTTAGCGCGGTCTGGTGCCAGCCGTGCAAAATGCTCGATCCCGTCGTCAAGCAATTGGCGGGCGAATGGGCGGGTAAGGTCAAAGTGGTGAAGATCGACGCAGACGAAAACCCGAGCCTCGTGATGCAGTTCGGCGTGATGGGCATTCCCACGTTGTTATTTATGAAGAACGGCGAAATCAAGGAACGGATAACGGGCTTCTTGCCGAAAGAGAAATTGATCGCGCGGTTCAGTCCGCACTTCAACTAA
- the surE gene encoding 5'/3'-nucleotidase SurE, with translation MSTTKPQILLTNDDGIQSPGLWAAAASLSDIGFVTVTAPRDQCTGMGRSLPNTSDGIIREERVQVKGQEWTVFAVGGSPAQAVLHGIYDVMKRKPDLVVSGINYGENVASGVTISGTVGAALEAASLGIPSLAISLETEAKYHLSYSTDVEFPIAAMFAAKFARMLLEKKFPFDVDLLKVEVPSDAAPDTPWQLTRVSRQRYYEPKAAERKSWDEPGTIGYHEAGVFDHEPEDTDVFVLRKKRMVSVSPMSFDLTSRVDFTELDRLMRK, from the coding sequence ATGTCAACCACAAAACCACAAATTCTTTTGACAAACGACGACGGGATTCAATCCCCCGGGCTTTGGGCGGCCGCCGCTTCTCTCTCGGACATTGGGTTTGTCACCGTGACCGCACCGCGTGACCAGTGTACTGGCATGGGGCGGAGCCTGCCCAACACGTCCGATGGAATCATTCGCGAGGAGCGCGTGCAGGTCAAAGGTCAGGAATGGACCGTGTTCGCCGTAGGCGGGAGTCCCGCGCAGGCAGTCTTACATGGAATTTACGATGTGATGAAGCGCAAACCCGATCTCGTCGTTTCGGGAATCAATTACGGCGAGAATGTCGCTTCGGGCGTGACGATCTCAGGGACGGTGGGCGCGGCGCTCGAAGCCGCGTCGCTGGGAATCCCTTCGCTGGCGATTTCGTTGGAGACCGAGGCGAAATATCATTTGTCCTATTCCACCGACGTGGAATTTCCAATTGCGGCGATGTTTGCCGCGAAGTTTGCGCGTATGTTGCTGGAGAAAAAATTTCCCTTTGATGTGGATTTGTTGAAGGTTGAAGTCCCCTCCGATGCCGCGCCAGATACCCCGTGGCAGTTGACGCGGGTATCTCGTCAACGGTATTACGAGCCGAAAGCCGCCGAACGCAAATCATGGGATGAACCAGGCACGATCGGTTATCATGAGGCTGGGGTGTTCGATCATGAGCCCGAAGATACGGACGTGTTTGTGTTGCGAAAGAAGCGCATGGTTTCGGTCTCGCCGATGAGTTTTGACCTGACTTCTCGCGTGGATTTTACTGAATTGGATAGATTGATGAGGAAGTAA
- a CDS encoding HD domain-containing phosphohydrolase has protein sequence MNNQLSLFPGTVSKLGGFLQAFADLTILLDSDGSVLEYRFDSPRLRDRFPTLLHNRKIQEILSPESARSFEDQLAQAKESGETRSFEFSISSPEARWFDARIAFLPEMQFIFAARDITNHKHIEHAQAQQVRRLAALRSIDLAIASGLDLKLLLSMLLDQVTDLLHVDAASILLLNTEANMLTFSAGVGFHTNTQQHMRLKLGEGYAGKVAMERKSLSIPDLRLNGTGFSRSPHFVDERFVAYYGLPLIAKGKTLGVLEIFNRTLLKLDSDWIEFLGVISGQAAIAIDNAMLFKDLQRSNAELSMAYDATIEGWSRTLDLRDKQMEGHTRQVTDLTIRLAFMMGVEKEAIVHIRRGSILHDIGKVVIPDEILFKPGPLTEDEWQIMRQHPTIAITLLSPIAYLASALEIPHWHHERWDGTGYPDRLSGEQIPFSARLFAVADVYDALTSDRPYRSAWSKSDAIHYIESQSGKYFDPRIVVEFMKLIKGNGNAMAYGRFNSAA, from the coding sequence ATGAACAATCAATTGAGTTTATTTCCGGGGACGGTTTCAAAGCTTGGAGGATTTCTTCAGGCTTTTGCCGATTTAACGATCTTGCTTGACTCGGACGGCTCTGTGCTTGAATACCGGTTCGATTCACCCCGTCTCCGCGACCGGTTTCCGACCCTCCTTCACAATCGTAAAATTCAAGAAATTCTTTCGCCCGAATCGGCGCGCAGCTTCGAAGATCAACTTGCGCAGGCGAAAGAAAGCGGAGAAACACGGTCGTTTGAATTCTCCATTTCATCCCCCGAGGCGCGCTGGTTCGACGCTCGCATTGCTTTCCTGCCGGAAATGCAGTTCATTTTCGCTGCCCGGGATATCACAAATCACAAACATATAGAACATGCACAGGCGCAACAGGTCCGCCGGCTCGCCGCCCTCCGTTCGATTGACCTGGCAATCGCTTCCGGACTCGACCTCAAACTGCTTCTCTCCATGCTGCTGGATCAGGTCACGGACCTATTGCACGTGGATGCCGCCTCTATTTTGTTGCTTAATACAGAAGCAAACATGCTTACCTTTTCCGCCGGTGTAGGTTTTCATACCAACACTCAACAACACATGCGGTTGAAATTGGGGGAAGGATATGCAGGCAAAGTAGCCATGGAGCGGAAATCCCTCAGCATCCCTGATCTGCGGCTGAATGGCACGGGATTCTCCCGGTCGCCTCACTTTGTAGACGAGCGATTTGTCGCCTATTACGGCTTGCCGTTGATCGCTAAAGGCAAGACCCTGGGCGTGTTGGAAATTTTCAACCGCACGCTTCTTAAATTAGATTCGGATTGGATCGAATTCCTCGGCGTTATCTCCGGGCAGGCGGCAATTGCCATTGATAACGCCATGCTATTCAAAGACCTGCAACGTTCGAACGCGGAATTGAGCATGGCGTACGACGCGACCATTGAAGGATGGTCCAGAACGCTCGACCTGCGCGACAAACAAATGGAGGGGCATACCCGCCAAGTGACCGATCTGACCATACGGTTGGCGTTTATGATGGGAGTCGAAAAAGAAGCGATTGTGCATATCCGTCGCGGCTCGATTTTGCACGACATCGGCAAAGTCGTCATCCCAGACGAGATTCTTTTCAAGCCAGGTCCGCTCACCGAGGACGAATGGCAGATCATGCGGCAACATCCAACGATTGCAATTACGCTACTTTCACCCATCGCGTATCTTGCGTCAGCGCTTGAAATACCCCATTGGCATCACGAGCGATGGGATGGAACCGGCTATCCCGACCGCTTGAGCGGCGAACAAATCCCGTTTTCTGCGCGATTGTTCGCGGTGGCTGACGTGTACGATGCCCTGACATCCGATCGCCCGTATCGGTCGGCGTGGTCGAAATCGGACGCGATCCACTATATCGAGAGTCAATCTGGCAAATACTTTGACCCGCGTATCGTCGTCGAATTCATGAAACTAATCAAAGGGAATGGAAATGCGATGGCTTACGGAAGGTTCAACTCAGCGGCTTGA
- a CDS encoding tetratricopeptide repeat protein — MTKSSIPISKTKIIVPPRRRELLSRHRLLERLKSFLENKLVLLSASAGYGKTSLLIDLANHTDMPVCWLALDPLDRDPQRFMAYLIASLAERFPGVGESSLNLLNNLKTIETDAEALLVALTNELYDRVEDDYLFIIDDYHLLDESPVISSLINRFLQLVDENCHLIISSRTLPDLDDVTLMVAREQVAGLNHMELAFQPRELQALYAQNHHKHLSDEKASELINKTGGWITGMVLSDSTGVQVANVDTFSYLGRQVLDQQPQHIREFLLRTSLPEEFNAEFCEIVLGPFYATSPSWLELMGWILDKNLFVLPLEDGRWLRYHPLFREFLQSRMKKERPHEIQPILERMVKGYEAVGEWEKAYFTCKQLSDPDALAGLVERAGTPMLQTALVTLEGWINSLPPATIRSRPGLISLRGAISRMKGNLPEANALLDTAVDLLKKDGNEAELALALVRRANTLRLLGKYSESMKDVDDALQIAGSELSLRSLYAEALRVKGLNSYRLGESRNTIEYLERSLFIYKELLETESISMLLAETAMVRAAIGDVEVAKDLYKASLERLRMEKNLITQADTLNNLAVLHLQLGEYEFASETFEEGLECARISRNHRAEALILTGLGDLYSEVEEFDAAVQAYEQAEKVASDVSGLFISNYLIVARANLALLQKKMGVAQTYLKSFEERQKINPSKYERGLWVLAEGKFHLLVGEYHTAINLLNEGKSCFLEDGREAEHQWSRIWLMAAYEQAGLREQARLEFNDLMVSKDRPNHTLLIAMYQASFWLTPLQNDPVIGKAFNSLLERSRQLGEKMPAIRRALRRLAFSIEMPSANLKICAFGRAEVVTNGRAVNISDWRTQSVRDLFFYFLDVQEPLTKEQIANILWADIENPDAIKKRFKHEIYWLRRAVGRNVVVFEAEYYRFNRDLDYEYDVEAFELYLKHAQQAQDVFERIGFYRKAIELVDGPYLSELDFDWVLLERERLGRIYRSALDELAHLYLETNQLQDCLKICELAHAQDRFNELIYQLELRAYAAQGDRASGARIYQEYKSLLANELGLEPSKETELIYRELIFR; from the coding sequence ATGACAAAATCGTCCATCCCCATTAGCAAAACGAAAATTATTGTCCCGCCTCGCCGCCGGGAACTATTGTCGCGTCACCGTCTGCTGGAGAGGTTGAAGTCCTTTCTTGAGAATAAATTGGTGCTTCTGTCCGCATCCGCCGGATATGGGAAAACGTCTTTGTTGATTGATCTGGCGAATCACACGGATATGCCCGTCTGCTGGCTCGCGCTCGATCCGCTGGATCGCGACCCGCAGAGGTTTATGGCGTATCTGATCGCCTCGCTTGCCGAACGCTTTCCCGGCGTGGGGGAATCCTCGCTGAATCTGCTGAACAATCTAAAAACCATAGAAACCGACGCTGAGGCGTTGCTTGTGGCGCTGACCAATGAACTGTATGACCGCGTTGAAGACGATTACCTCTTTATCATTGACGATTATCATCTGCTCGACGAGTCACCGGTAATCTCGTCCCTGATCAATCGCTTTCTCCAACTCGTAGATGAAAATTGCCACCTGATCATCTCTTCGCGCACGCTCCCTGACCTGGATGATGTTACGTTGATGGTCGCGCGTGAACAAGTAGCGGGTTTGAATCACATGGAACTGGCGTTCCAGCCGCGTGAGTTGCAGGCTTTGTACGCGCAGAATCATCACAAACACTTATCGGATGAGAAGGCAAGCGAGCTGATCAACAAAACCGGCGGTTGGATCACCGGCATGGTGCTGTCCGATTCGACGGGGGTGCAGGTTGCCAACGTTGACACGTTTTCGTATCTGGGGCGACAAGTCCTCGACCAGCAGCCTCAACACATCCGCGAGTTTCTGTTGCGGACCTCCCTGCCGGAGGAATTCAACGCGGAATTTTGTGAGATCGTGCTGGGTCCATTCTATGCAACCTCCCCAAGCTGGCTGGAATTGATGGGCTGGATTCTGGATAAAAACCTGTTCGTTCTTCCGTTAGAGGATGGACGGTGGCTGCGTTATCATCCGCTCTTCCGTGAATTTTTGCAATCACGCATGAAAAAAGAACGTCCGCATGAAATTCAACCCATCTTGGAAAGAATGGTCAAGGGCTACGAAGCGGTCGGCGAATGGGAAAAGGCATATTTCACTTGCAAACAATTATCTGATCCGGACGCTCTAGCGGGCTTGGTCGAGCGCGCCGGCACGCCGATGCTGCAGACCGCGTTAGTCACCCTCGAAGGCTGGATCAACAGCCTCCCCCCCGCGACGATTCGTTCGCGTCCGGGGTTGATCTCGCTGCGAGGGGCGATCTCCAGAATGAAAGGGAATCTTCCGGAAGCAAACGCACTTTTGGATACAGCGGTTGACCTTCTTAAGAAAGATGGCAATGAGGCGGAACTTGCTCTTGCCTTGGTTCGTCGTGCAAATACGCTCCGGTTATTAGGAAAATATTCTGAATCAATGAAGGATGTTGACGATGCACTTCAAATCGCTGGTTCTGAATTGTCGTTACGGTCTCTTTATGCCGAAGCGTTACGGGTGAAGGGCTTAAATTCTTACCGGTTGGGCGAATCTCGCAACACCATCGAATACCTTGAGCGCTCACTCTTCATTTATAAGGAATTATTGGAAACAGAGAGCATTTCCATGTTGTTAGCGGAAACAGCCATGGTTCGCGCTGCCATTGGTGATGTCGAAGTTGCTAAGGATTTGTATAAAGCTTCTCTTGAAAGACTACGAATGGAAAAAAACCTTATCACACAGGCAGATACATTAAACAACTTGGCAGTTTTACATCTTCAATTGGGCGAGTATGAATTTGCCTCCGAAACATTTGAAGAAGGGCTTGAATGCGCGAGAATCAGTCGTAATCATCGTGCTGAAGCGCTCATCCTAACCGGGCTGGGCGACCTTTATAGCGAGGTTGAGGAGTTCGATGCAGCGGTGCAAGCGTATGAACAGGCGGAAAAAGTTGCCAGTGATGTTTCTGGGTTATTTATTTCCAATTATCTGATTGTGGCGCGGGCGAATCTGGCCCTCTTGCAGAAGAAAATGGGAGTTGCACAAACTTACTTGAAATCGTTTGAGGAAAGACAGAAGATCAATCCATCCAAATACGAACGCGGCTTATGGGTGCTTGCTGAAGGTAAATTTCATCTCTTGGTGGGTGAATATCATACAGCAATCAATCTATTGAATGAAGGGAAATCTTGTTTTTTAGAGGATGGAAGAGAGGCAGAGCATCAATGGAGTAGGATTTGGTTAATGGCTGCTTATGAACAAGCAGGATTGCGAGAGCAAGCGCGGCTAGAGTTCAATGATCTCATGGTGTCAAAAGATAGGCCTAACCATACGCTGCTGATCGCAATGTACCAGGCAAGTTTCTGGCTGACACCATTGCAAAACGATCCAGTTATAGGTAAAGCGTTCAATAGTTTGCTGGAGAGGTCAAGACAATTGGGCGAGAAAATGCCTGCGATACGAAGGGCGCTTCGTCGACTTGCCTTCTCGATTGAAATGCCATCTGCGAATTTAAAAATTTGTGCGTTTGGACGTGCGGAAGTTGTGACAAACGGACGAGCTGTAAATATTTCAGATTGGCGGACACAGTCGGTTCGTGATCTGTTTTTCTATTTCTTGGATGTTCAGGAGCCATTGACTAAGGAACAGATTGCGAACATACTGTGGGCAGATATTGAGAATCCCGATGCAATTAAGAAACGCTTCAAGCACGAGATCTATTGGCTCAGACGCGCTGTTGGAAGAAATGTGGTTGTGTTCGAAGCCGAATATTATCGTTTCAATCGTGATTTAGATTATGAGTACGATGTAGAGGCGTTCGAATTGTATTTAAAACATGCTCAGCAGGCACAGGATGTGTTCGAACGCATTGGGTTTTATCGAAAGGCTATCGAACTTGTTGACGGTCCATACCTCTCAGAATTGGATTTCGATTGGGTTCTTCTGGAGCGTGAACGATTAGGACGTATCTATCGCTCCGCGCTGGATGAGCTGGCGCATCTTTATCTTGAAACCAATCAATTGCAAGATTGTCTCAAAATATGCGAACTTGCTCATGCTCAGGATCGGTTTAATGAATTAATTTATCAATTGGAGTTGCGTGCCTACGCAGCGCAGGGCGATCGCGCTTCTGGTGCGAGAATCTATCAAGAATATAAATCCTTACTAGCAAATGAATTGGGTTTGGAACCCTCTAAAGAAACTGAGCTTATCTATCGGGAGTTGATCTTTCGCTGA
- a CDS encoding inositol monophosphatase family protein, whose product MQPTFLYLEDLARQAGAILREGYNKEHQVDYKGVIDLVTEVDRQSEAFLLGKVRSDFPSHHILAEESGVIHGDDDHVWYIDPLDGTVNYAHHIPIFSVSIAYASAGTLKLGAVYDPLRDELFTAERGAGAYLNGKRLQASATSELQKSLLVTGFPYDTWDTERDNFSNFVRISKLTQGVRRLGSAALDLCYVGAGRFDGFWELSLNPWDVAAGGLVCEEAGARVTNIRGDADYISPPQSVLATAPGIHARMLEELSRP is encoded by the coding sequence ATGCAACCGACGTTTTTGTATCTTGAAGACCTTGCGCGCCAAGCGGGCGCGATCTTGCGAGAAGGCTACAATAAAGAACATCAAGTGGATTATAAGGGCGTGATCGATCTGGTCACCGAAGTGGATCGCCAATCTGAAGCGTTTCTGCTGGGAAAAGTGCGTTCGGATTTTCCAAGCCATCATATTCTTGCCGAGGAGAGCGGTGTGATCCACGGGGACGATGATCATGTCTGGTACATTGACCCGTTGGATGGGACGGTGAATTACGCGCATCACATCCCGATATTTTCCGTCTCCATCGCCTACGCGTCTGCCGGGACGTTGAAACTGGGCGCGGTGTACGATCCGTTGCGCGATGAACTGTTTACCGCCGAACGCGGCGCGGGCGCGTACCTGAACGGCAAGCGACTGCAAGCCTCCGCGACCTCGGAGTTGCAGAAAAGCCTGCTGGTGACCGGCTTTCCGTACGATACGTGGGATACGGAACGGGATAATTTTTCCAACTTTGTGCGGATCTCCAAGTTGACGCAGGGCGTGCGCCGGTTGGGGTCTGCCGCATTGGATCTGTGCTACGTCGGCGCGGGGCGCTTCGACGGGTTTTGGGAACTTTCGCTCAACCCGTGGGATGTGGCGGCGGGCGGGCTGGTCTGCGAAGAGGCGGGCGCGCGCGTCACCAACATCCGTGGCGATGCGGATTACATCTCTCCGCCGCAATCCGTTCTCGCGACGGCGCCGGGCATCCATGCGCGGATGTTGGAAGAGTTGTCGAGACCCTGA